A region of the Acinetobacter defluvii genome:
AGTAAGCCTGGTAAACCACCGATCATGGTCACTAAAATCGCAATCACGGGAGTGCCTGATTTGGTCAGTTTAGAAAATACTTTAGGTAATTGTTTTTGTACTGAAAGCGCCCACATCATGCGTGAAGCTGCATATAAACCAGAATTTGCTGTGGAGAGTAAAGCGGTAATAATCACGAAGCGCATAATGTCTTCAGCATACGGAATTCCGATATGGTTAAATACAGTTACAAAAGGACTACTACTTAAACCATTACTATGTTCCGTATTTAAACCTGTATCTTGATAGGGCAATAATGAGCTAATGACGATAATTGTACCTACAAAGAAAATCATTAAACGCCATACTGCGGCATGAATGGCTTTAGGCACATTTTTTTCAGGGTTTTCAGTTTCGCCTGCTGCGATTCCGATCATTTCTGTACCATTGAATGCAAAATTGACAATTAACATGGTGGCAAAAATAGGAAAGAGTCCATTCGGCAGCCAACCATGTTCAGTTAAGTTACTGAATAATGGTGCAGAGCTATAACCATCAAAAGAAATAAAACCAAGAATGGCAGCTAAGCCTATCAAGATGAAAATTGCCACGGTTGCCACTTTGATAAAGGACAACCAAAACTCAGATTCAGCAAAAAAACGAGTAGAGTAGAGATTAGAAAATAACACGCCACAGATAAAAATCAGCGTCCAAATCCATATTGAAATATGTGGAAACCATTCTTGCATCAATAAGGCAGCTGCGGTGAATTCAGTTCCAAGTGTCGCTGACCAACCGAGCCAATACATCCAAGACACCATATAGCCTGTCCCTGGACCAATATTATTGGCAGCAAAAGCGCCAAAAGACCCTGTCACAGGTTGATTCACCGCAAGTTCGCCTAAACAGAGCATCACCATATAGGCGATCAAACCGCCAATAATGTAGGCAATAACTGCACCCAAAGGTCCAGCTTGTGCAATCACTGAGCCAGAACTTAAAAATAAACCCGTTCCAATCGCACCACCCAATGACAACATAATCAAATGACGGCGAGACATGGCTCTTTTTAATGAAATAGGTTTACCCTCAGCATCAAGTTGCTGAGAAGAGGTAGGAGAATCCATAATGAAAATAACGCAAGATTTTTAAAAGCGCATTTTAGGATAAAAAGTGAAAATTAACAAAACAGTCATTATGAAACAGAGTGAAATATTATCGAATAGATAAAACCTAAGGAATTTTATACGAAAATAAAGAATTTAAATTGCATAATATGAGAATGGCATAGCAAGTTTTGCGGAGATAATTTTTTAAAAAGCTTCGCTTGATCATATTTAATGGGCAAACTTTTGCTACAATCGGCACAATGCTATTTAGAGAGAAATTTTGTGCTGCCATTTAAACTTTGGGTCGATGCCGATGCCTTACCAAAAATATTGCGTGAAGTCATTATTCGTGCTTCGGATCGTTATCAACTTGAAGTCACTTTTGTTGCGAATCAACCTGTTGGAATTACTCCCTCAGTACGAATTAACTCGATTCAAGCCTTAAGTGGTGCAGATCAAGCTGATCAAGAAATTGTTGAGCGTATGCAAGAGCATGATATTGTCATCACTCAAGATATTCCGCTTGCAGCACAAGTCATTGAAAAGGGTGGTGTTGCGATTCATCCTCGTGGGGAAGTTTATACTTCTGCCAATGTCAAAGCTCGCTTACATTTACGTGATTTTATGGATACTTTACGAGGTGCTGGTGTACAAACAGGCGGTCCTCCACCGATTTCTGAGCGTGATAAACGAGAGTTTTCCAGTAGTTTAGACCAGACCATTTTAAAGCAAAAACGTAAAACAGCAGCGCAGTAGGACATTTCGATGCCATCGAAAAATAACATCATGATGACCTACATTTTATTGGTCTTCATTTGGGCGAGTACGCCACTAGCCATCGTTTGGAGTGTGCAAGACATTCATTTAATGTGGGCGTTGGTGATCCGCTTTTTGATTGCTTTACCTATTGCTGCCTTATTATTGCTCCTTCTTAAAATTCAATTTCCTGTCAATAAAATTGCCTTACACAGTTATTTGGCGGGTTCTTTTAGTTTGATTGGTTCGCAAATTTTTACTTATGCAGCGACTAGTTATCTGAGTTCAGGCATTATTGCCTTGATGTTTGGTTTAGCACCAATCATGGCGGGGCTGATTGGGCGGTTTGGTTTTCAGCAAAAATTACAAACATTACAGTGGATTGGAATGTGTGTTGCGGTATGTGGGCTGGCGATTATTTGTACCAGTGGTGGGGCAACACAACATGTGCATCCAATCGGTATCGCATTAATGATGATGAGTGTATTTACGTATTCACTTTCTATCTTTTGGGTGAAAAAAGTTAATGCAACTGTTGAACCAATGGCGCAAGCAACGGGTTCGATTTTAGTTTCGACCCTGATGGCATTGTGTATCGTACCATTTATTTGGCAATATGCACCTGACCATATTCCTGAAACCAAGTCTTTATTGGCGCTACTTTATACTGTGATCATGGCGTCGTTGATTGCGATGTTCTGTTATTTTAAGTTAGTACAAAATATCAAAGCGACCACGTTGTCTTTAACTACAGTGATGACACCGATGCTCGCTATGCTATTTGGCGCAATTTTAAATAATGAAAGTTTATCTTTGATGGTTTTTGTCGGTGCAAGTGTTTTATTATTTGGTTTATTTTTGTATTTCTATAAAGATTTAAGAGCAAGTCGCGAACTTGCTCATAAAATCAATAAAATGAGTGAATAATATGCTTACTCAACTGCTTCAGTCGAATCGATACATTCTGCTAATTTGACCTTATCTTGCGGGTGTAAAGTCACAAAATACGCCCCAATACGATACTGTTCAGGATCTTCACAGGTCAATTCTGAGTAAGCAATTTGTGCTGTAGCTGCGATATGAAAGAAGTTTTCAGCATGACTGAGTGTCACATGAATGTAAGTACCTTCTTTGATATTTTGCTTGCTGAAAAAACTAAAACCACTCTCAGAAAAATTCACATTTTGTGGTGTTGGTAACATGGTTTGTACAATTGAGTCGTACAGAGAACCTGTTATGAGGTTTAATTTTTGATTGAATAAGGATAAGATTCGAGCAATTTGTTGATCTTTTTCATTTAATTGGTCTAATTCGTATTGAAGTGCATGATCAAATTGATCTAATTCTGCAAGTAGTAGAAAATAGCGCGGCAATACAAAATTTGGATCGTATGGATCGTTAAGGGCAACGTCATCAGAAATAATCTGATAGTTGATTCTTAATGCAGCATCGATTCGAGACATGACTCGACGCTCATTCGCTTCGGCATGATGCTGTAACGTTTCCATAAAACACCTCGGACTTTGATGGTATGTTTAAACCAATCTCGCTTTATATAGGGTTGAGATACACTCGCGCTCGGCGCAGTAATCACTTTATTTCTTTTATCGCCTTGGTGTCTATGATCGGTCTAACCTTAGGCGTTGCGGTTCTTATTACAGTTTTATCTGTGATGAACGGCTTTGACCGAGAGTTGAAAAACCGTGTTTTAGGCATGGTGCCACAAGCCACTGTTTCATCCTCACAGATTTTAACAGACTGGCCCACACTTGCAAAGAAAATTGAGAAACATGAACATGTTACTGGCGTAGCACCATTTACCCAATTACAGGGAATGTTGACCGCACAAGGACGTGTTGCAGGCATCATGGTCAGTGGTATTGAGCCAAAATATGAAAAAAATGTATCTATTATTCATAACCATATGGTTGAAGGAAATATAGATCAACTGAAAAAAGGTGAATTTGGTATCGTATTAGGCAAGCAGATGACCGATGCTTTAGGTTTGAGTTTGAATGATAATGTGACCCTAGTTTTACCTGAAGCAACACCATCACCAGCAGGGGTTGTCCCACGTTTTAAGCGTTTTAAAATTGTGGGGATCTTTAGTATTGGTGCAGAAGTTGATTCCAGCTTGGGTTATATCGCCTTAAACGATGCATCAACTTTGTTACGTTTGCCTGATGGTGCGCAGGGTGTGCGTATGAAGTTGGACAATATTTTCCTTGCGCCACAAGTAGCAAATGAAATTGTACAAGAGTTACCACACGGTTTTTATGCGTCAGATTGGACATATACGCATGGTAATTTGTTCAGTGCCATTCAAATGGAAAAAGCCATGGTCAGTCTATTGTTATTCCTTATTGTTTTGGTGGCAGCATTTAATATTGTGTCTTCATTGGTCATGGTGGTAACAGATAAAAAAGCAGACATTGCTATTTTAAGAACCTTGGGCGCCTCACCTAGCACAATCACACGTATTTTCATGGTACAAGGTACGGTAATTGGGGTGGTCGGAACGCTCGCAGGTGCGGTGTTGGGTGTGATTTCTGCTTTAGGTATTAGTAACTTAATTGATTGGCTAAATAATTTATTTGGTTGGCACTTATTTGACGCCTATTTTATTAACTATTTACCTTCTTATTTACGTTGGCAAGATGTGGTTTTAGTGGTCGGTGTTTCACTTGCTTTAAGTTTTGTTGCAACAATTTATCCTGCTCGTCGTGCAGCGAAAATTCAACCTGCGGAGGCGCTTCGTTATGAATAGTAATGTGGTGCTTGAAGCCAAAGATATTTATAAATCTTTTACAGATGGTAAATCGACAGTTGATGTAATTAAAGGTTTATCTTTACAAGTGCATCAAGGTGAGTTTGTTTCAATTGTTGGTTCAAGTGGTTCGGGTAAAAGTACTCTATTGCATATTTTGGGTGGGTTAGATCGCCCATCGCAGGGCATTGTCAACTTAAATGGACAGCGTTTTGATAGTTTAGGTGAAGCTGAGCGTGGTTTTTTACGTAATCAAAATCTTGGCTTTGTTTATCAATTTCATCATTTATTGCCTGAGTTTACAGCTTTAGAAAATGTCGCTATGCCTTTGATGCTACGCAAAGATGCAGAGTTTAAAAAAGTCAAAGAACGGGCAGAATACCTCTTAAACCGTGTAGGATTAAGCCACAGACTCACGCATAAACCTGGGGAGTTATCTGGGGGGGAGCGTCAGCGTGTGGCTTTGGCTCGAGCTTTGGTGACTCAGCCGAAACTGATGCTGGCGGATGAGCCAACAGGTAACTTAGACCGCAAAACTGCCATGACGATTTTTGAGTTGTTACGTGATTTGCGTCATGAGTTAAATATGGCAATGCTGATTGTGACCCATGATGAGCAATTAGCAAAGTCAGCGGATAAAGTACTCCATATGCAGGATGGTGTGTGGGTCACGGAAAAAACTTAAATTTTTATAAAATAATTTAAAAATAACGGCATAATTCCGATCAATTGCCTTGTTAAAGCTCATGAAAATGGGCTTTAATTATTTCAAAAGATTAAGAAAATAATAACGATGTGGTATCTCTACGGGTTAAGTTTAGGCTGGATTTTGGGCATCAGTTGTATGGGAAATACCCTGCCTGAAAGCTTACAGATGCCTCTATATCTCAGCCTTATTTTGATTATTTTTATCCCCCTTACTTTCGCTCTAAAATGGAAATTGACCAAGCATGTCATTGTAAAAATCATCTTTTATTTGAGTCTTTGTTTTAGTGTTTTTATGGGTGGTTGGTATTATGCCGATCATGCCTTAGAGCAACGCTTAAAATTACGTGTACAACATGTTGAGCAGGTGAATGCGTTGGTATATGTCAACACGATCAGCCAAATTTCAACAGGTGTAGATGATCAACTTCGTATTAAGCAAAATGTTTGGTTGCTTAATTTTGCCGCGCAACCGATTAAAATCAGTGTCAATTTAAAACAAGGGCAGATGCCTTTAGCACTCGGAAAATATTATCAAATATCAGGAAAATTAAAGCCTGCACATAGTTATGCTGTTGCAGGTACATTTGATAAAGAGCGTTGGTTTTTACAAGAAAATATTATGGGCAGTTTAAATGCTCAGTTTGTAGAGCCGATAGATGCTACAAAAGTTTCTGGATTAGGCCATGCACATTTTGTGCAGAATAATAATTCCTTTGGCGCTGTCATTCGATTAAACATTGAAGAAAAGCGTTTGTCTTTTCGACAAATGATTCAAAATAGTAGTTT
Encoded here:
- the lolD gene encoding lipoprotein-releasing ABC transporter ATP-binding protein LolD — encoded protein: MNSNVVLEAKDIYKSFTDGKSTVDVIKGLSLQVHQGEFVSIVGSSGSGKSTLLHILGGLDRPSQGIVNLNGQRFDSLGEAERGFLRNQNLGFVYQFHHLLPEFTALENVAMPLMLRKDAEFKKVKERAEYLLNRVGLSHRLTHKPGELSGGERQRVALARALVTQPKLMLADEPTGNLDRKTAMTIFELLRDLRHELNMAMLIVTHDEQLAKSADKVLHMQDGVWVTEKT
- a CDS encoding amino acid permease, coding for MDSPTSSQQLDAEGKPISLKRAMSRRHLIMLSLGGAIGTGLFLSSGSVIAQAGPLGAVIAYIIGGLIAYMVMLCLGELAVNQPVTGSFGAFAANNIGPGTGYMVSWMYWLGWSATLGTEFTAAALLMQEWFPHISIWIWTLIFICGVLFSNLYSTRFFAESEFWLSFIKVATVAIFILIGLAAILGFISFDGYSSAPLFSNLTEHGWLPNGLFPIFATMLIVNFAFNGTEMIGIAAGETENPEKNVPKAIHAAVWRLMIFFVGTIIVISSLLPYQDTGLNTEHSNGLSSSPFVTVFNHIGIPYAEDIMRFVIITALLSTANSGLYAASRMMWALSVQKQLPKVFSKLTKSGTPVIAILVTMIGGLPGLLSEQFGADFIFKNLLGVAAFTMVIVWMSICWSQFNFRRNWLKEGHTLAELKFRTPWYPLVPILGFITCTITGLSMAADPEMLSGFIGCLLFMAACYASYYWLYHNKKS
- a CDS encoding YaiI/YqxD family protein, with the protein product MGKLLLQSAQCYLERNFVLPFKLWVDADALPKILREVIIRASDRYQLEVTFVANQPVGITPSVRINSIQALSGADQADQEIVERMQEHDIVITQDIPLAAQVIEKGGVAIHPRGEVYTSANVKARLHLRDFMDTLRGAGVQTGGPPPISERDKREFSSSLDQTILKQKRKTAAQ
- a CDS encoding DMT family transporter, which gives rise to MPSKNNIMMTYILLVFIWASTPLAIVWSVQDIHLMWALVIRFLIALPIAALLLLLLKIQFPVNKIALHSYLAGSFSLIGSQIFTYAATSYLSSGIIALMFGLAPIMAGLIGRFGFQQKLQTLQWIGMCVAVCGLAIICTSGGATQHVHPIGIALMMMSVFTYSLSIFWVKKVNATVEPMAQATGSILVSTLMALCIVPFIWQYAPDHIPETKSLLALLYTVIMASLIAMFCYFKLVQNIKATTLSLTTVMTPMLAMLFGAILNNESLSLMVFVGASVLLFGLFLYFYKDLRASRELAHKINKMSE
- a CDS encoding lipoprotein-releasing ABC transporter permease subunit, translating into MFKPISLYIGLRYTRARRSNHFISFIALVSMIGLTLGVAVLITVLSVMNGFDRELKNRVLGMVPQATVSSSQILTDWPTLAKKIEKHEHVTGVAPFTQLQGMLTAQGRVAGIMVSGIEPKYEKNVSIIHNHMVEGNIDQLKKGEFGIVLGKQMTDALGLSLNDNVTLVLPEATPSPAGVVPRFKRFKIVGIFSIGAEVDSSLGYIALNDASTLLRLPDGAQGVRMKLDNIFLAPQVANEIVQELPHGFYASDWTYTHGNLFSAIQMEKAMVSLLLFLIVLVAAFNIVSSLVMVVTDKKADIAILRTLGASPSTITRIFMVQGTVIGVVGTLAGAVLGVISALGISNLIDWLNNLFGWHLFDAYFINYLPSYLRWQDVVLVVGVSLALSFVATIYPARRAAKIQPAEALRYE